GCAGGAGTAGATCCGGCCCTGCGGGTCGATGATCTCCCCGGAGCGGGTGGTGGCGACGCAGGTCGTCGCGACCGGGCTGGTCGGCAGCGGCGCGAAGCCGAGTCCGAGCGCCTCGGCCAGACGCAGCCACTCCGCCTCCCGCGCGGCGTAGTCGCGGGCGGCGACCTCGACGGCGGAGACGTCGTTCCCCCAGGAGTGGACCGGGGTCAGGTGCAGGGTCACCTGCGGGTGGTTCAGGCCGAGCGCGGCCAGGTCGTTCATCAGATCCGTGACCTGGTCCTCGTTGTCCTGGTCGATGTTGACCCTGATCCCGAGCCGGAGCCCCGGCGCCCGTCCCCCGCGCAGTACCTCGGCGAGTACCGCGACGGTGCGGTCGAAACTGCCGGCGCCGTTGCGTCTGAGCCGTCTCCGGTCGTGCGTCCGCTGCGGCCCGTCCAGCGTGAGCTCGACCGCGTTCAGCGCCCACTCGCGGTGCAGCTCCTCCAGCGTCCGCACGGTCAGCAGGCTGCCGTTGGTGGCCATCCTGGCGCCGTAGGGCTTTCCGGTCCGCGCCGCGGCGGCGGTGAAACGGGCGCTCATCTCCCTGATCACGCGCAGGGCCAGCAGCGGCTCGCCGCCGAACCAGGTCACGGTGACCCGGCTGGTCCCCGGGTCCTCGAAGAGCGCCTCGACCCGGCGCGCGGTGCGGTCGGCGCGGACCTGGTCGTGGGCCGCCTTGAAGTGCTCCTGGCCGCAGTAGCTGCAGGCCATGTTGCAGTAGGAGGTCGGCATGACGGTGACCGAGCGGGCGCGCCGGTCGTCGGAGGTGGTGCGCAGTCCGCCGGTGACGGAGCCGAGTTCGTCCTCGGTCCGGTCCACGACCGCACGGAGTCCGGCCAGTCTGGCGAGCTCGGCCCGGTCCAGCCCGGCCAGGTCGCCCGAGCGCAGGGCCGCGGCGGAACGCGGGTCCAGCCGTACCAGCGAGGCGCTGCGGGTGGCGTAGCCGAACCACACCTCCCCGCCGCCGACGTCCCGGTAGGGGTGCTCGCCGAGCAGCAGGTAGCGGCTGCGGACCAGGTCCCCGGCGGCCGGGGCGGGAGAGAGGGTCATGGCGTCAGTTCCTCTCGGCTTCGCTCGTCGCCTCGCCTGTTCTCGTGCGTCTCGCGGGCCGCGCGGGCACCGGCGGAACCGCCGTCCAGTCGGCCCGGGCGGCCAGCACGATCCGCAGGTCCGCCGAGCCGGCCGGCCCGCGGCGGGCCTCGTCGGCCGTCAGGCACAGCCCCACCTCGGGCCGCCCCGCGGCGAGCGGCCGGCACCACGCCTGCCGCAGTCGGTCCACGCCGTGGACCTCCACCGCCCGCCTGAGAAAGCCCTCGGTGTGCGGGTCGGGGCAGTCGAGGCGGGTCACCCTGCCCCCGGTCAGCTCCAGGCGCACCGGGCGGCCGCGCAGCGGTCCGCCGAGCCGTACCGGGCGGTTGACCTGCAGCGTTCCCTCGGCGACGAACAGGCCCTCGGCCTCGTCCACCTCGATGCGCACCGCTCCGGCCGGAAGGGTCAGCAGCTCACCGGCCACCGGCGGGCCGGGGTCGACGACCGCCGGGCGGTCGTCCCGCCGGGCCAGCTGCAGCGCGCGGCCGTCGCCGGTCAGCACCCGCAGGCGGCCCGCCGCCGAGGTCGCCGCGCACAGCACCGCCAGCCGTTCGGCGCGCGCGTCCGGATCCTCCCAGCCGGGCAACGGGCCGCCGGGGCGGTCCTCGTCCGCCGGGAGCTGCGCGGCGATCAGCTGCGGCGGCAGGCCCAGAGCCGCGAGGTCGACCGGCGCTCCGCCGAGCAGAAGGACCAGCCGGCGCCCGGCGCCGGATCCGGTCTCCGGCTCCGCCGCGAGCTCCCGCAGCGCGGAGCGGACCCGCCGTCCCGGCGCGGGGGCCTCCCCGGGCGGCAGGGCGACGAGGCGCACCAGCGCTCCGGAGCGCCGCGCCGTCGCGGTGAGGCGGACGGCGGCCTCCTTCAGGTCGGCGGTGAAGACGACCACCAACAGGTCACCGGCCGCGAGCCGGAGCCCGCGGTCGAGCAACGAGGCGACAGCGGCACGGAGTTGGATGTCCGGCGCGGTCGAGGACGCGGCCGTGGGCGCGCTCGGGGGCGCGGCGGCGCGTCCGGCCACGGCGCCGGCCAGGCGGGCGTTCGGCAAGCTCAGCACTCCAAGGTGTCCAGAAACCGACGGTGGTGGGTTGGTCACTCTGGCGCAACGGGCTCCGCTGTGGCATGTTCTGGCCACGGTGGGGCGGAGTGGGACGGGGCTCGGCACAGCAGGACCGCTCGAAGGCAGCCGGTCCGGGCGGGCTGGTCAGAGCCGGTGGAGTCCGGCTCGCGGTGGGCTCAGTTCACCGCCGTGAACAGGTGGCTGTCCAGGATCGGGTCCTGGCAGCAACGTGCATGTCCACAAGGTGCAAAGCCGTTCGTTCCCGTCCTTGCTTCCGGGGGTGCCACGTGGCGGACCAAGTGCAGCCCGACCTGACTCCGCTGCTCGACGAGGCGGCGGTCCACCTTTTCGGCCGCGCGGTCATGCAGGGGTACGTGGACCGGACCGCGGAGGGTTCGGGCTCCGCCGAGGCGGACGCCAGGTTCGAGCGGGCCTGCGACGTGCTGGTCCGACTCCGGCTGCTGCGCCCGGTCGCCGGTCGCCCCGGGGTCCTGGTGCCGATGAGCCCGGAGATCGCCGCGGCCACCGTGATCGCGCCGCTGCAGGCGGGCATCGCCCGGACCGGCGCGCAGATCCAGTCGATCAGGGACGAGCTCGGCTCGCTGATGCCGCAGTACCTGGCCGCGCACCGGCCCCCGGCGGAACAGGAGGCCTGCCTGCTCCTCCCTGACGCCGCCGCCACCGCGGGCGTGCTGGCACAGGAGGCGGCGCGCTGCCGTGAGGAGGTGCTGGTCGTCAGGTCGGCGGACCCGGATCCGACCGGCGCCGACCCGGACGAGCTGGGCCGCGATCTCGCGATGCTGCGCCGGGGCGTGCGGCTGCGCCTGCTCGGCCGTCCGGCAGCGGGCCCCGGCGCGCAGGAGCGGATCAGGACGCTGGTGGCGGCGGGCGCGGAGTTCCGCACCACACCCGAACTGCCGGGCTGGACCACGGTGTTCGACCGATCGGCAGCCCTGGTGCCGCGCCCCGACGGCGGCGAGGAGGGCGCGCTGCTGATCCGCGGCCGGGGACTGGTCGGCTACCTCAGCCAGGTCCTCGACCGGCTCTGGGCCACCGCGGCCCCGCACGGCGCGGCACGCGAGGTCGCCGCCGGCGAGCTGCTCAACTCCGGCCTGCGCCGCGCGCTGGTGCGACTCCTGGCCGAGGGCGTCAAGGACGAGATGATCGCCCGAAGACTCGGCGTGTCACTGCGCACCTGCCGTCGGCACGTCGCCGAGATCCTCGACGGCCTCGGCGCGGACAGCCGCTTCCAGGGCGGCGTCCTGGCCGAACGCGCCGGGCTCCTCCCCCGCACCCCCGCGCCCTGACCCGAACCGCCCCCACCGCGAACCGCCCCTGCTGCCCCGAGCCGCGCCCGTCCGGCCCGGCTCACCCCACTCCGCCCCGCCCCGCCCCGCCCCGCCACGGTCCGCCACGGTCCGACCAGGTCCGTCCGCTGCGCCCCGGTCCGTCCCGGGAACGCCCGCCTCGGACCGGACGGTGCTCCGCGCCGTCGCGCCGCCGTCCGGGCCCCCACCTGCGCAACGCGCGTCACCCTGCCGATCCGTCAGACAACACCGCAGGTCGGGACAGTTGTCACGGCCTCCCGGCGAACTGGGCGTCACCGCCTGCCTCCGGGCCGGGCGTTGCCTCGCGTTCACCAGGAGTCCGTCAAAAGTGAGGATCATCTTCCGCAACCTCTTGTCGCGGCCCCGACCACTCGCTAGCGTTCACGCCCAGCTGCCACCCCGACAAAGGGTGGCCACTGGAACCGCCCCGCTCCGCCTGCACGATCCGCCGCCGGGTCACCCCCTCTGCGCGGCGGCCGCACGCCTGGTCCGCCGCCCGCGGTCCACCGATCCGGGCGACACCCGTTCGCCGAGGTACTGCCTTCATCAAGGAGAACCACGTGATCAACCCGTCCACCGCCCGCCGCTCCGTCCGCACCGGCGTCGCCCTCGCCGCCGGCATCACCCTGGCGATAGCCGGGTCCTCGGCCGCCCTCGCCGCCACCTCGCAGCACGCCGCGGCTTCGGCCGCCCCGGCCGCGTCGCAGGCGCACCGCCACGGCGTCTTCCCGACCCGCGGGCAGAGCGCCCAGGCCCACACCGCGACGAAGTCCCGCACCAACCCCAAGACCCTGTCCTACGGCGGCGGCGTCGACGGCATCGGCGTCCAGAGCGGACACTCCAAGGTCTACCTGGTCTTCTACGGCACGCAGTGGGGCACCCAGACCACGGACGCCAACGGCAACGCGAAGTTCAGCGGCGACGCGGACGGCGCGGCGAGCGCCGCGCAGCAGATGTTCAAGGGCATCGGCACCAACGGCGAGACCTGGTCGGCCGACCTGACCCAGTGGTGCGACGGCCCGAACGTGGCCAAGGGCGCGACCAGCTGCCCGGCGAACGCCAACTTCATCCCGTACCAGACCGGCGGCGTGCTGGCCGGCGTCTGGTACGACAACGCGGCCGCCTCGCCTGCGAAGGCCACCGGCCACCAGCTCGGCCAGGAGGCGGTCAACGCCGCGAGCCACTTCGGCAACACCACCGCCGCGGCCAACCGCGACGCCTACTACGTCATCCTCTCGCCCCACGGCGTGAACCCGGACGACTACCAGAACCCGACCACCGGCTACTGCGCCTGGCACGACTGGAACGGCGACACCACCCTGACCGGCGGCGCCGTCACCTCCCCCTACGGCGACATCGCGTTCAGCAACCAGCCGTACAACATGGACCTCGGCGCCTCCTGCGGCGTGAACTTCGTCAACTCCAACGGCACGCTCGACGGTTACACCATGACCCTCGGCCACGAGTGGCACGAGATGATGTCCGACCAGAACCCGGCGGGCGGCTGGACCAACCACACCAGCTCCTCCTACAGCGGCCAGGAGAACTCCGACGAGTGCGCCTGGCTGGCCCCGGGCACCACCGGCGGCGCGGCCAACGTCTCCTTCGGCACCTTCGGCACCTTCGCCGAGCAGGCGAGCTGGTCCAACGACACCAACTCCTGCGCCATCACCCACGCGATCCTTCACTGATCACCCACAGTGCGCCGCGGCCCGTGGACCTTCCCGAGGGGTCCACGGGCCGCGGCCACGTTCACCGCAGGCCCGCAAGCCCGGCCGCGCGGGCGAGGACCTCGCCGAGCATGGCGGGGGTGAGGATGCCGGTGGAGACGTTGCGCCGGCTGGGGTGGTAGCAGCCGACCAGGTGCAGGCCGCGACCGCCCGCCAGGTCCGGGAGCAGGACCTCGGCGCCGTGACCGAAGCGGGGGCGGGGGCGCGGCAGCCGCAGTCCCGCGTGCGCGAGCACGGGCAGCAGGGCCTGCCAGCCGAAGCCGCCGAGCACCACCACCGCCCGCAGGGTGGGCCGCAGCAGTTCCAGCTCCCTGGCCAGCCAGGGACGGCAGGTGTCGCGCTCGGTCACGGTCGGCGTGTTGTCGGGCGGCGCGCAGTGCACCGGCATGCTGATGCGCACCCCGTACAGCTCCAGTCCGTCGTCACGGCGCACGGCCGAGGGCCGCGAGGCCAGCCCGAGGGCGTGCAGCGCGGCGTAGAGCACGTCGCCGGACGGGTCCCCGGTGAAGGCGCGGCCGGTGCGGTTCCCCCCGTGCGCGGCCGGGGCGAGGCCGACGATCGCGAGCGAGGCGTCCGCGGGGCCGAAGCCGGGCACCGGCCGGGCCCAGTACTCCCACTCCCGGTAGGCCCGCCGCCTGACCCGGCCGACCTCCTCCCGCCAGGCCACCAGCCGCGGGCAGGCCCGGCAGGCGACCAGCGCGGAGTCGAGCTCCAGCAGGTCGCGGGCGTGGGCGGCGCGCCTGAGCGGGAAGCCAGGGGCGGTCTCTTCGTCCGCCATGCCCGCTCCTCTCCCTGCGCCCCCGCCTGCGCCGACTCTCCCTGTGCCGCGCCCCGTGATGACCCCCCTCGATAGGCTGGGAGGGTCCACGGACGCTGCCGGAAGGAGGCGGTCACGGTGCCGAAGGTCACCTGCCGCCGAGTCTACGAGGACCCCTCCCCCAAGGACGGGACGCGCGTCCTGGTCGACCGGATCTGGCCGCGCGGCATGCGCAAGGAGGACGCGCACCTGGACGAGTGGCTGCGCGAGGTCGCCCCCTCCACCGAACTGCGCCGCTGGTACGGGCACGAGCCCGAGCGGTTCTCCGAGTTCCGCCGCCGCTATCTCGCGGAGCTGGACGACCCCGGCCGTCGCGAAGCCGCGGAGCACCTGAGCGAGCTGGCCGCCCACCGCCGGCTCACCCTTCTCACGGCCACCAAGGACCTGGAACACAGCCAGGCAGCCGTACTCGCCGAATGGCTCGCCGACGCCGTATAGACGCCGCAGAGCCCCATTCTTATATCGGACATTCCCGGTTATTAACCGCTTTTGCCGCAAGATGGCAAATCGTCCGCCCGTGCCGCATCCGGGCCCGGCGATTTCCCCTCCAGGTGACGAGTGGCCCCGGTCACACCCTTGTCCGGATGGGCATTTGGGACATCACGGACAGTTCTCCAGATCCGGATGATCATGTTCCGGATAGTCCCGCCCAAAGCGGACGCTTCTCGTTCGTGGACGAGCTTCGCCGAACGCCCTCCCGGGGGCCTTCCATATCCCGCGCGAAGCTATTGAGACCCAGGTCACGGCCCTTTTGTGGTGTGCCGCACTTTACCCGGGGTAACGCTTGCTCCTCGGCTGGCGACCGTGTGACGGTTCACGAGGCAGGCGGACAGAGAGCCTGCCGGGAGCCCGGTGATCGACGCGCATCGCGTCGACCGATTCACCGAAGAAACGCTCCCCTGCTCGGTCGGGCGAGTCCCGAGCCGCCGAGCGCGCGACTTCCTTCGCAGCGACGCCCCAGTGGCGTGCGCCTGGATCCGTGCGCCCTCGGCCCAGGGGCAGTTCCGTCGACATTGGAGTGTCATGCGCAACCGCATTCGTACGTCCCTTGCCAGCACCAACAAGCGTCTTGCCGCCGTGCGCCTCAACAAGCGCATCGCCGCCGGCGTCGGTGCCGCCCTCCTCGTGAGCGGCGCCGCGACCGGCACCGCCGTGGCCCTGACCGGCAACGACTCGCACTCGGCGACCCAGGCTTCCGCCGTGGCCAGCACCCAGGCCGCCGCCCGCGCGGCCACCGACGCCGCCAACCGCTCCGAGCAGCGCGCCGCCCTGAACGCCAAGGCCGCCGCTGACGCCAAGGCCAAGGCCGATGCCGCCGCCAAGGCCAAGGCCGCTGCCGCCGCCAAGGCGAAGGCCCAGGCGCAGGCCGCTGCCGCCGCCAAGGCCAAGGCTGCTGCCGCCGCCAAGGCGAAGGCGCAGGCGCAGGCCGCCGCGCAGGCCAAGGCCGCTGCCGCCGCCAAGGCCCAGGCCGCTGCCGCCGCCCAGGCCAAGGCCCAGGCTGCCGCCGCTGCCGCGAAGGCCGCCGCGACGCCGGTCTACTCCAACGACCTGAGCGGCTGGATCGCCCAGGCCCAGGCCATTCTGGCCGCCGACGGCGACCACGTGCCGCCGGCCGCCGCGATCAGCGCGCGCGCCATGACCGAGTCCTCCGGCAACCCGAACGCCATCAACAACTGGGACTCCAACGCCGCC
This genomic interval from Streptacidiphilus rugosus AM-16 contains the following:
- a CDS encoding radical SAM/SPASM domain-containing protein, with translation MTLSPAPAAGDLVRSRYLLLGEHPYRDVGGGEVWFGYATRSASLVRLDPRSAAALRSGDLAGLDRAELARLAGLRAVVDRTEDELGSVTGGLRTTSDDRRARSVTVMPTSYCNMACSYCGQEHFKAAHDQVRADRTARRVEALFEDPGTSRVTVTWFGGEPLLALRVIREMSARFTAAAARTGKPYGARMATNGSLLTVRTLEELHREWALNAVELTLDGPQRTHDRRRLRRNGAGSFDRTVAVLAEVLRGGRAPGLRLGIRVNIDQDNEDQVTDLMNDLAALGLNHPQVTLHLTPVHSWGNDVSAVEVAARDYAAREAEWLRLAEALGLGFAPLPTSPVATTCVATTRSGEIIDPQGRIYSCSEHPLVPGARDSGVVARVEELSASAVRPAGAFDDWYEQVGAGDAQCSRCPILPVCGGSCPKLWREGHLPCPSVRFNWAARMDLAARRLGCTPVEAAAGTPVVRG
- a CDS encoding helix-turn-helix domain-containing protein, with product MADQVQPDLTPLLDEAAVHLFGRAVMQGYVDRTAEGSGSAEADARFERACDVLVRLRLLRPVAGRPGVLVPMSPEIAAATVIAPLQAGIARTGAQIQSIRDELGSLMPQYLAAHRPPAEQEACLLLPDAAATAGVLAQEAARCREEVLVVRSADPDPTGADPDELGRDLAMLRRGVRLRLLGRPAAGPGAQERIRTLVAAGAEFRTTPELPGWTTVFDRSAALVPRPDGGEEGALLIRGRGLVGYLSQVLDRLWATAAPHGAAREVAAGELLNSGLRRALVRLLAEGVKDEMIARRLGVSLRTCRRHVAEILDGLGADSRFQGGVLAERAGLLPRTPAP
- a CDS encoding uracil-DNA glycosylase; its protein translation is MADEETAPGFPLRRAAHARDLLELDSALVACRACPRLVAWREEVGRVRRRAYREWEYWARPVPGFGPADASLAIVGLAPAAHGGNRTGRAFTGDPSGDVLYAALHALGLASRPSAVRRDDGLELYGVRISMPVHCAPPDNTPTVTERDTCRPWLARELELLRPTLRAVVVLGGFGWQALLPVLAHAGLRLPRPRPRFGHGAEVLLPDLAGGRGLHLVGCYHPSRRNVSTGILTPAMLGEVLARAAGLAGLR
- a CDS encoding DUF488 domain-containing protein; this encodes MPKVTCRRVYEDPSPKDGTRVLVDRIWPRGMRKEDAHLDEWLREVAPSTELRRWYGHEPERFSEFRRRYLAELDDPGRREAAEHLSELAAHRRLTLLTATKDLEHSQAAVLAEWLADAV
- a CDS encoding lytic transglycosylase domain-containing protein, which gives rise to MRNRIRTSLASTNKRLAAVRLNKRIAAGVGAALLVSGAATGTAVALTGNDSHSATQASAVASTQAAARAATDAANRSEQRAALNAKAAADAKAKADAAAKAKAAAAAKAKAQAQAAAAAKAKAAAAAKAKAQAQAAAQAKAAAAAKAQAAAAAQAKAQAAAAAAKAAATPVYSNDLSGWIAQAQAILAADGDHVPPAAAISARAMTESSGNPNAINNWDSNAAAGTPSKGLMQTIDSTFATYALPGHTDIWNPVDNIVAAVRYANATYGAFENIAYGSNGY